In Desulfobulbus oralis, one DNA window encodes the following:
- a CDS encoding DUF167 domain-containing protein, giving the protein MPFLSPQSDGSMLLHVHVQPRAAQNQIAGLMNNALKLRLTAPPVDGQANRAVLAVLAKALGLPKSAVSLKSGGQGRQKTLRISGMSEADIRAALAPFLQQGDPPEEERP; this is encoded by the coding sequence ATGCCCTTCCTCTCGCCCCAGAGCGACGGCAGCATGCTCCTGCACGTTCACGTACAGCCCAGGGCCGCGCAAAACCAGATTGCCGGTCTGATGAACAACGCCCTGAAGCTCCGGCTCACGGCTCCGCCGGTGGATGGTCAGGCCAATCGGGCGGTGCTGGCCGTGCTGGCCAAGGCTCTGGGCCTGCCCAAAAGCGCGGTCAGCCTCAAAAGCGGCGGGCAGGGGCGGCAAAAAACGCTACGGATAAGCGGCATGAGCGAGGCAGACATCCGGGCCGCACTCGCGCCTTTTCTGCAGCAGGGCGATCCTCCAGAAGAAGAACGGCCATGA
- a CDS encoding glycosyltransferase family 39 protein, with translation MSGQGFIERGKATSWLIVATFLTIFIVGIGTYEDYDIFGDAAVERISGFITYEYINDLLFHREVPVISARNLPELPEWRDRQYGMFFQLPIIFIEDLKGFKTSFYKSLINRHLYCFIIYFIALICFYFTLKEILANKLIALAGVLMEHLHYNLYAQSITNIKDGLFVSIYIIACFFMIKLMKNRENNIYLLLFALFTALATTIRFYGVILIPTYITYAIVEDIVFLKSNNDIKSWLNPRLKRGLTTNFSLVWLIIIFCAIYYIVMPVYWLNPGETLLYTINSALNFPNWNDTMEFMGKVGKWEDMPWYYLPVYMLLTIPVYTIIAFLIGTILIIFNTFKGRKFENFVRYRFLWVYMGLFFILFIFQIVFHIKIYGRWRHMYILYPAFVVIAAAGIQMLQEIVANSKVAQKSKYILFIIPLLMSLGFLGSIARMIKNHPYEQAMYNIIGMKYGAENNRAGHGRKEIYSYMLKHDNSEKLKVKFEPVGLVSLNSKALKRITWVINDYDYLFVDYRNIIGNTYQVPGYSEIYTLWQDGYKLASLYKKNP, from the coding sequence ATGAGTGGACAGGGTTTCATTGAGCGGGGCAAAGCGACATCATGGCTCATTGTGGCGACCTTTCTCACTATTTTCATCGTCGGTATTGGCACCTATGAAGACTATGACATCTTTGGTGATGCCGCGGTGGAACGGATCAGCGGCTTCATCACCTACGAATACATAAACGACCTGCTCTTTCATCGGGAAGTTCCGGTGATCTCGGCCAGAAATCTGCCTGAGCTTCCAGAATGGCGTGACAGACAATACGGGATGTTTTTTCAACTACCCATTATTTTTATTGAGGATCTGAAAGGATTTAAGACATCATTTTATAAATCTTTGATAAATAGACATTTATATTGCTTTATAATATATTTTATCGCTTTGATTTGTTTTTATTTTACCTTAAAAGAAATTCTAGCAAACAAATTAATTGCCCTGGCAGGCGTATTGATGGAGCATCTGCATTATAATTTATATGCTCAATCAATCACCAATATTAAAGATGGCTTGTTTGTTTCAATCTATATTATTGCCTGTTTTTTCATGATAAAATTAATGAAAAACAGAGAAAATAACATATATTTATTACTCTTTGCCTTGTTTACCGCACTGGCAACAACAATTCGTTTTTACGGGGTTATTTTAATACCAACATATATTACATATGCAATAGTTGAAGATATAGTATTTTTAAAATCAAATAATGATATTAAATCATGGTTGAATCCTCGCTTAAAGAGGGGATTAACGACAAATTTTTCTCTCGTCTGGTTAATTATAATTTTTTGTGCAATTTATTATATTGTTATGCCGGTTTATTGGTTAAATCCTGGCGAAACCCTGCTCTACACTATCAACAGCGCCCTCAATTTTCCCAACTGGAATGACACCATGGAATTCATGGGAAAAGTAGGTAAATGGGAAGACATGCCCTGGTATTACCTCCCCGTGTATATGCTGTTGACAATTCCCGTTTATACCATTATTGCCTTTCTCATTGGTACGATATTAATTATATTCAACACCTTTAAAGGAAGAAAATTTGAGAATTTTGTCAGATATCGATTTCTCTGGGTTTATATGGGTTTGTTTTTTATCCTTTTTATATTTCAAATAGTATTTCATATAAAGATATATGGTAGATGGCGACACATGTATATTCTGTATCCGGCATTTGTCGTAATTGCTGCAGCCGGCATACAGATGCTGCAAGAGATTGTCGCAAACTCAAAAGTTGCACAAAAATCAAAGTATATTTTATTTATTATACCGCTTCTCATGTCCCTTGGATTCCTGGGAAGTATTGCCAGAATGATCAAGAATCATCCCTACGAACAGGCCATGTACAATATCATTGGCATGAAATATGGTGCTGAGAATAATCGTGCCGGTCATGGTCGCAAGGAAATATACAGTTATATGCTGAAACATGACAACAGCGAAAAACTGAAGGTCAAGTTTGAACCTGTTGGCTTGGTATCTTTGAACTCAAAAGCACTCAAACGGATCACTTGGGTTATCAATGATTATGATTATTTATTTGTAGATTATAGGAATATTATAGGCAACACTTATCAAGTGCCTGGTTATTCCGAGATCTATACCCTATGGCAGGATGGCTACAAGCTCGCATCCCTCTATAAGAAGAATCCCTAG
- a CDS encoding triose-phosphate isomerase yields MTMKKIVLANLKAYRSPRLVGEWCDALLSALGKTPDTLEVVLALPDMALGDAADKIGGHAGFSLAAQALSPFPQGSYTGATPAAWLKGLVRYTLAGHRERRCYFHESVQDVAREVAEALDEAIRPIVCVESGTFAPQLAALRREEQEQVFWAFTPRVTMPLQKEDLETIAKSVAHIRRQSDDRPVLYGGGVHAGNARSIWAIEGLGGLMLGEACHNASAFARIVESLG; encoded by the coding sequence ATGACCATGAAAAAAATCGTTCTCGCCAACCTCAAAGCCTATCGTTCCCCCAGACTGGTGGGCGAATGGTGCGATGCCCTCCTCTCGGCCCTGGGCAAGACGCCGGACACGCTTGAAGTCGTGCTGGCCCTGCCGGACATGGCCCTTGGCGATGCTGCCGACAAAATCGGGGGGCACGCCGGTTTCAGTCTGGCGGCGCAGGCCCTTTCCCCCTTTCCCCAGGGCAGTTACACCGGCGCCACTCCGGCCGCCTGGCTGAAGGGCCTGGTGCGCTACACCCTGGCAGGCCACCGCGAACGGCGCTGCTATTTCCACGAAAGTGTGCAGGACGTGGCCAGGGAGGTCGCCGAGGCCCTGGATGAGGCAATCAGGCCCATTGTCTGCGTGGAGAGCGGCACTTTTGCCCCCCAACTGGCCGCGCTCCGGCGGGAAGAGCAGGAACAGGTCTTCTGGGCCTTTACGCCCAGGGTGACCATGCCGCTGCAGAAGGAGGATCTGGAGACCATTGCCAAAAGCGTGGCGCATATCCGACGCCAGAGTGATGATCGGCCGGTTCTGTACGGCGGCGGTGTGCATGCGGGCAATGCCCGCAGCATCTGGGCGATCGAGGGGCTAGGCGGCCTCATGCTGGGCGAAGCCTGCCACAATGCCAGCGCCTTTGCCCGCATCGTTGAGAGCCTGGGCTAG
- a CDS encoding 3'-5' exoribonuclease YhaM family protein has translation MNSFDTGRTAQLETGQEPHVFVRQVQEGQQINAVFLVSRSMVAETRSGKPYLALTLMDSSGAIEARLWDRAEFFAPQAREGAFVRVSATVEQFGGQLQFKLANLKAVDEAGLNPADFFPTSERNGADMAAELQAHIAGVQSAELRALLESIFSGDTLARFLTAPAAKRMHHAYQGGLAEHTLSMARLALAVAANYPALNADLLMTGVLLHDIAKTEEFTGPRPPIDYTDRGRLLGHLVMGVAMLHQAAIQIKLPQELEDQVAHLILSHHGQLEFGSPVLPMTAEALVLHHIDDLDAKMNVVAGLQAEMPPDSYQWSAYQKPLERFLYLQGAAPKERRAPTATAAPSQPAGAARALPSCPLPAPTRRLRRLGRLPGSPRLPEYLRQRLHRQPDSGHGNRTAKKKSQPEKQDDSRQLGLF, from the coding sequence ATGAACTCATTCGATACCGGCAGAACGGCGCAGCTCGAGACAGGACAGGAGCCTCATGTTTTTGTGCGTCAGGTGCAGGAGGGCCAGCAGATCAATGCGGTCTTTCTGGTCAGCCGCAGCATGGTGGCCGAAACCCGGAGCGGCAAGCCCTATCTGGCCCTGACGCTTATGGACAGCAGCGGTGCAATTGAAGCCCGGCTTTGGGACAGGGCAGAGTTCTTTGCCCCGCAGGCCAGGGAGGGCGCCTTTGTCCGGGTGAGCGCCACCGTGGAGCAGTTCGGCGGCCAACTGCAATTCAAACTGGCGAACCTGAAAGCGGTGGATGAAGCCGGCCTGAACCCGGCGGATTTCTTCCCGACCAGCGAGCGGAATGGGGCCGATATGGCGGCCGAGCTGCAAGCCCACATTGCAGGCGTGCAGAGCGCGGAACTGCGCGCCCTGCTGGAAAGCATCTTCAGCGGCGACACACTCGCCCGCTTCCTTACCGCGCCTGCTGCCAAGCGGATGCACCACGCCTACCAGGGCGGTCTGGCGGAACACACGCTTTCCATGGCCAGGCTGGCACTGGCCGTGGCCGCCAATTATCCCGCCCTGAACGCCGATCTGCTCATGACCGGGGTCTTGCTGCACGACATCGCAAAAACGGAGGAATTTACCGGTCCACGGCCGCCCATCGACTACACCGACCGGGGCCGCCTGCTGGGCCACCTCGTCATGGGGGTGGCCATGCTGCACCAGGCCGCGATCCAGATCAAGCTGCCGCAGGAGCTGGAAGACCAGGTGGCGCATCTCATTTTGAGCCATCACGGCCAGCTTGAATTCGGTTCACCGGTTTTGCCCATGACTGCCGAGGCGCTGGTTCTGCACCACATTGACGACCTGGATGCCAAGATGAACGTGGTGGCCGGGCTGCAGGCCGAAATGCCGCCCGACAGCTACCAGTGGAGCGCCTACCAGAAGCCGCTGGAACGCTTTTTGTATCTGCAGGGCGCAGCGCCAAAGGAGCGACGGGCTCCCACGGCCACTGCAGCGCCGTCCCAGCCTGCCGGAGCGGCAAGGGCCCTGCCCTCGTGCCCATTGCCAGCCCCCACGCGGCGCCTGCGACGGCTAGGCAGGCTGCCTGGCTCGCCCAGGCTGCCGGAGTACTTGCGTCAGCGCCTGCACAGGCAGCCGGACAGCGGACATGGGAATCGGACGGCAAAGAAAAAAAGTCAGCCGGAAAAGCAGGACGATTCCCGGCAGCTTGGCCTCTTTTAA
- the ychF gene encoding redox-regulated ATPase YchF has product MGFQCGIVGLPNVGKSTIFNALTSAAIQAENYPFCTIEPNIGIVPVPDERLDRLANLVHTRNKVPTQMEFVDIAGLVRGASRGEGLGNQFLGHIRQVDAIIHVVRCFENDNIVHVDGSVDPLRDVSVINTELILADMESVDKRLARTKNQAKSGNRTLIAELAMLERLQAHLGAGEPARTFVCKDEQHQGVMRELCLLSAKPVLYVANVSEDELAGGNAHVAALERVATGEKAELVRIAGAIEQEIAQLAPEEQKEYLAELQMAEPGLHRLIRAGYRLLELITFFTVGEKETKAWTISQGIKAPGAAGKIHSDFERGFIRAEVIAYKDYMACGSEAAARDKGLMRSEGKDYEVKDGDCILFRFNV; this is encoded by the coding sequence ATGGGTTTCCAGTGCGGTATCGTCGGCCTGCCCAATGTGGGCAAGTCCACCATCTTCAATGCCCTGACCTCAGCGGCCATTCAGGCGGAAAACTATCCCTTCTGCACCATCGAGCCGAACATCGGCATCGTGCCGGTGCCGGACGAGCGCCTGGACAGGCTGGCCAACCTGGTACACACCCGAAACAAGGTGCCAACACAGATGGAGTTCGTGGACATCGCCGGTCTGGTCAGGGGGGCGAGCAGGGGCGAAGGTCTGGGCAACCAGTTTCTGGGCCATATCCGGCAGGTGGATGCCATCATCCACGTGGTGCGCTGTTTTGAGAACGACAACATCGTGCACGTGGACGGCAGCGTCGATCCGCTGCGCGATGTGTCGGTCATCAACACCGAGTTGATTCTGGCGGACATGGAAAGCGTGGACAAACGCCTGGCGCGCACGAAAAATCAGGCCAAATCCGGCAACAGGACGCTGATCGCCGAACTGGCCATGCTGGAACGGCTGCAGGCGCATCTGGGCGCAGGCGAGCCGGCCCGGACTTTTGTCTGCAAGGACGAGCAGCACCAGGGGGTAATGAGGGAATTATGCCTGCTCAGCGCCAAACCGGTGCTTTATGTGGCCAATGTGAGCGAGGACGAACTCGCCGGTGGCAATGCGCACGTGGCCGCGCTGGAAAGGGTCGCTACAGGCGAAAAGGCGGAGCTGGTGCGCATTGCGGGCGCGATCGAGCAGGAGATTGCCCAACTGGCCCCGGAAGAGCAAAAGGAATATCTGGCCGAACTGCAGATGGCGGAACCCGGCCTGCACCGGCTCATCAGGGCCGGCTACCGGCTTTTGGAGCTCATCACCTTTTTCACGGTAGGCGAAAAGGAAACCAAGGCCTGGACCATCAGCCAGGGCATCAAGGCGCCGGGTGCGGCCGGCAAGATCCATAGCGACTTTGAACGCGGCTTCATCCGCGCCGAGGTTATCGCCTACAAGGACTACATGGCCTGCGGCTCCGAGGCTGCGGCCAGAGACAAGGGCCTGATGCGCTCCGAGGGCAAGGACTACGAGGTCAAGGACGGCGACTGCATCCTCTTCCGCTTCAACGTTTGA
- a CDS encoding YggT family protein yields the protein MSLLTSFFLALTRPINLLLDAYIWIIIARALISWVNPDPHNPVVRFLHRVTDPVLDRLRRFIPPIGGMDLTPIALILAIVFVQSFLSAMVQQAVGMR from the coding sequence ATGTCTCTTCTCACCAGTTTCTTTCTGGCCCTGACCCGCCCGATCAATCTGCTTCTGGACGCCTACATCTGGATCATCATTGCCCGGGCGCTGATTTCCTGGGTGAATCCCGATCCCCACAACCCGGTGGTGCGCTTTCTCCACCGGGTGACCGACCCGGTGCTGGACCGCCTGCGCCGCTTCATCCCGCCCATAGGCGGGATGGATCTGACGCCCATTGCCCTCATCCTGGCCATTGTGTTTGTGCAGAGCTTCCTGAGCGCCATGGTGCAGCAGGCGGTGGGGATGCGCTGA
- the metG gene encoding methionine--tRNA ligase: MPTYVTTPIYYVNAQPHLGHAYTTIVTDVYSRFKRLLGDQVRFQTGTDEHGEKIAEAAAKGGKTPRAYVDDISAQFRAIWPILNVQPDHIIRTTDPEHIATVQRILTLVQDKGDIYFSEYAGLYCRGCERFLTDKELVNGLCPDHLKEPEPITEQNYFFRMSRHQDWLIEHIRRHPEFITPERYRNEVLAFLEEPLEDLCISRPTSRLTWGIPLPFDDKFVTYVWFDALINYLSGLDWPGDPMFREFWPVAEHVVAKDILKPHAIYWPTMLHAMGLEPFWRLHVHGYWNVDSTKMSKSLGNVIRPGDLVDSYGVDTVRYFLLREMNFGLDASFSHDAILARQNADLANDLGNLFSRSLTMIGKYAGGRIPSVAGDRALEDSDRELQAALDHMARAYEAEMRDFRFHRALQALWEVIGLLNRFIVSNAPWELAKQPDRAERLNTVLALLGGSLWMIAVALKPIMPETAAKMARALGMEAAFSQARLAHLADWQAVPARAQIGELVQLFPRLERKKEMPANKEAAKSSAGGAELISLEQFKALDLRVAEIVAAQPVKKSDRLLQLTLHCPEERTVVSGIAKYYRPEELLGKKVALVANLQPARLMGIVSAGMILAAREKQDDGTERLKLLFVDPAMNPGSEIA; this comes from the coding sequence ATGCCAACCTACGTCACCACCCCGATTTACTATGTGAATGCCCAGCCCCATCTGGGCCACGCCTACACCACCATCGTCACCGACGTCTACAGCCGTTTCAAACGGCTGTTGGGCGACCAGGTCCGTTTTCAGACCGGCACCGACGAGCACGGCGAAAAAATCGCCGAAGCCGCGGCCAAGGGGGGCAAAACACCCCGCGCGTATGTGGACGACATCTCGGCCCAGTTCCGGGCGATCTGGCCCATCCTGAACGTGCAGCCGGACCATATCATCCGCACCACCGACCCGGAGCATATCGCCACGGTGCAGCGCATTCTGACCCTGGTGCAGGACAAGGGCGACATCTACTTCAGTGAATATGCAGGGCTGTACTGCCGTGGCTGCGAGCGCTTTCTGACCGACAAGGAGCTGGTCAACGGTTTGTGTCCGGACCATCTGAAGGAGCCGGAGCCGATAACGGAGCAAAACTACTTCTTCCGCATGTCCAGGCACCAGGACTGGCTGATCGAGCACATCCGGAGGCATCCCGAATTCATCACCCCGGAGCGCTACCGGAACGAGGTGCTGGCCTTTCTGGAAGAGCCGCTTGAAGACCTCTGCATCTCCCGACCCACGAGCCGCCTGACCTGGGGCATCCCCCTGCCCTTTGACGACAAATTCGTGACCTATGTCTGGTTTGACGCGCTCATCAACTACCTGAGCGGCCTGGACTGGCCCGGCGATCCCATGTTTCGCGAATTCTGGCCCGTGGCCGAACACGTGGTCGCAAAGGACATCCTGAAGCCGCATGCCATCTACTGGCCCACCATGCTGCACGCCATGGGGCTGGAGCCGTTCTGGCGGCTGCACGTGCACGGCTACTGGAATGTGGACTCGACCAAGATGTCCAAATCCCTGGGCAATGTCATCAGGCCCGGGGACCTGGTGGACAGCTACGGCGTGGACACAGTCCGCTATTTCCTGCTGCGCGAAATGAACTTCGGCCTGGATGCCTCCTTCTCCCACGATGCCATCCTGGCCCGGCAGAACGCGGACCTGGCCAACGATCTGGGCAATCTGTTCTCCCGCTCCCTGACCATGATCGGCAAATATGCCGGGGGCCGGATACCTTCGGTGGCCGGCGACCGCGCTCTCGAGGACAGCGACCGCGAGTTGCAGGCCGCTCTCGATCACATGGCCCGGGCCTATGAGGCCGAAATGCGTGATTTCCGTTTCCACCGGGCCCTGCAGGCCCTGTGGGAGGTTATTGGCCTGCTGAACCGCTTCATCGTGAGCAATGCGCCCTGGGAGCTGGCCAAACAGCCGGACAGGGCCGAGCGGCTCAACACCGTGCTGGCCCTGCTGGGCGGCAGCCTCTGGATGATTGCCGTGGCCCTGAAGCCCATCATGCCCGAAACCGCGGCCAAAATGGCCAGGGCCCTGGGCATGGAGGCGGCATTTTCGCAGGCCCGGCTTGCCCATTTGGCCGACTGGCAGGCCGTGCCGGCCAGGGCCCAGATCGGCGAACTTGTTCAGCTCTTCCCGCGTCTCGAGCGGAAGAAGGAGATGCCGGCCAACAAGGAAGCCGCGAAAAGTTCCGCAGGCGGCGCCGAGCTGATCAGCCTGGAGCAGTTCAAAGCCCTTGATCTCAGGGTGGCGGAAATCGTGGCCGCGCAGCCGGTCAAAAAATCCGACAGGCTGCTGCAACTGACACTGCACTGCCCGGAGGAGCGTACCGTGGTTTCCGGCATTGCCAAGTACTACCGCCCGGAGGAGCTGCTGGGCAAAAAGGTGGCCCTGGTCGCCAACCTCCAGCCGGCCAGGCTCATGGGCATTGTTTCGGCCGGCATGATTCTCGCGGCCAGGGAAAAACAGGACGATGGCACGGAGAGACTCAAGCTGCTCTTTGTCGACCCGGCCATGAACCCGGGCAGCGAAATCGCCTGA
- a CDS encoding PSP1 domain-containing protein, producing MNGPETDKKPERLADPPESAELYHYRIRFREGIREYAAFTHGAPLHRGELVMVHMEQGPEPAIVGGCLGAFLQPADKPTCLEILRPATEDERSQYEALLLQEQEAFSFCQAQVARQGLLMSLVRVERFFDGSKMIFYFTAENRVDFRELVKVLVRQYHTRIEMRQIGVRHETQMLGGLGACGRPLCCATFLKVFDPVSIKMAKTQELPLNPAKISGNCNRLLCCLTYEYEQYKNVRRQMPKPGKTLDLGGVSWTVLQQHPLTETLTVSGPDGTHKSVGRAEWQNADANAPPEDSKAGMAPAAGPPANARPRHNRRRKPGKTRQE from the coding sequence ATGAACGGACCAGAAACTGACAAAAAACCGGAACGGCTTGCCGATCCTCCGGAAAGCGCGGAGCTTTACCATTATCGCATCCGCTTCCGCGAGGGGATTCGGGAATATGCGGCCTTTACCCACGGAGCCCCCCTGCACCGGGGCGAACTGGTCATGGTGCATATGGAACAGGGCCCGGAGCCTGCCATCGTGGGCGGCTGCCTGGGCGCCTTTTTGCAACCGGCAGACAAACCCACCTGTCTTGAAATCCTCAGGCCTGCCACCGAAGACGAGAGAAGCCAGTACGAAGCGCTCCTGCTGCAGGAGCAGGAAGCCTTCTCCTTCTGTCAGGCCCAGGTGGCGCGTCAGGGCCTTCTGATGAGTCTGGTGCGGGTGGAGCGCTTCTTTGACGGCTCCAAGATGATCTTCTACTTTACCGCAGAAAACCGGGTGGATTTCCGGGAACTGGTCAAGGTGCTGGTCCGGCAATACCACACCCGCATCGAAATGCGGCAGATCGGCGTGCGCCACGAAACCCAGATGCTGGGCGGTCTGGGCGCCTGCGGCCGGCCTCTGTGCTGCGCCACCTTTTTAAAGGTCTTCGACCCGGTCTCCATCAAGATGGCCAAGACCCAGGAGCTGCCGCTGAACCCGGCCAAGATTTCCGGCAACTGCAACCGCCTGCTCTGCTGCCTGACCTACGAATACGAGCAGTACAAAAACGTTCGCAGGCAAATGCCCAAGCCCGGGAAAACGCTCGACCTGGGCGGCGTAAGCTGGACTGTCCTGCAGCAGCATCCGCTGACCGAAACCCTCACCGTGAGCGGCCCGGACGGCACGCATAAAAGCGTCGGCAGGGCGGAGTGGCAAAACGCGGACGCCAACGCGCCCCCTGAGGACAGCAAGGCGGGCATGGCGCCTGCGGCCGGTCCCCCGGCCAACGCCCGCCCCCGCCACAATCGCCGCAGAAAGCCAGGCAAAACGCGTCAGGAATAA
- a CDS encoding HAD family hydrolase — translation MRTPKLVIFDCDGVMVDSREADRCFYNDILSAFGCPPMTREQTDYVFMHDARTGLRFLFRDHPEVSAAEVEMVAAESDFTPYLRRMTLVPGLVDFLHALRRHGFTAISTNRAGSMQELLAAFELSHLFDFVMTAAVAPMPKPAPDGMALILGHFGLQPEEALYLGDTLVDAQYAAASGVPFVAFGNPVLEARYHAATFAEVRALPPVQALLAGAPRPRP, via the coding sequence ATGCGTACACCAAAACTTGTGATTTTCGACTGCGACGGGGTGATGGTTGATTCCCGTGAAGCAGATCGCTGTTTTTACAATGATATTCTCTCGGCCTTTGGCTGCCCGCCCATGACCCGGGAACAGACGGATTACGTGTTCATGCACGATGCCCGGACCGGGCTGCGCTTTTTGTTCCGCGACCACCCGGAGGTGAGTGCCGCCGAGGTGGAGATGGTGGCGGCGGAGAGCGATTTCACGCCCTACCTGCGGCGCATGACTCTGGTGCCGGGGCTGGTGGATTTTCTGCATGCGCTTCGCCGGCATGGCTTTACCGCCATATCCACCAACCGGGCCGGCTCCATGCAGGAGCTGTTGGCGGCCTTTGAACTGAGCCATCTCTTCGATTTTGTCATGACCGCGGCCGTGGCGCCCATGCCCAAGCCTGCACCCGACGGCATGGCGCTTATCCTCGGGCATTTCGGGTTGCAGCCGGAAGAGGCGCTGTACCTGGGGGACACGCTGGTAGATGCCCAGTATGCCGCGGCAAGCGGCGTGCCCTTTGTGGCCTTTGGCAACCCGGTGCTTGAGGCTAGGTATCATGCCGCGACTTTCGCCGAAGTGCGGGCCCTGCCGCCCGTGCAGGCACTGCTGGCCGGGGCCCCGCGCCCTCGCCCTTAG
- a CDS encoding YkgJ family cysteine cluster protein: MSATTSHTMPAMQPLRPETSLRFACRPGVICFNECCRELDLALFPYDVLRLRRALGISSGEFMKKYVLVTQEDGQVFPICRLSMVDDGRASCVFVRREGCSVYADRPAACRAYPVGRGASFRGDGSLSERLVLLQERHCHGFAENCERSVAAYLEAQGLSEYNRFNDALLRLHQHPRVLDGSFVPTERQLHRYVLALYDLDRFRRLPGRAAIQMATRQEALPDKDEELLLLAIDWLVRDFFGP, translated from the coding sequence ATGAGTGCGACGACCAGCCACACTATGCCGGCCATGCAGCCGCTGCGGCCGGAAACGAGCCTGCGTTTTGCCTGCCGGCCGGGGGTGATCTGCTTCAACGAATGCTGCCGTGAGCTGGATCTGGCGCTTTTTCCCTATGACGTGCTCCGGCTCAGGAGGGCGCTGGGCATTTCCTCCGGCGAATTCATGAAAAAATATGTGCTGGTGACCCAGGAAGATGGCCAGGTCTTCCCGATTTGCCGGCTCAGCATGGTGGACGACGGCCGGGCAAGCTGCGTCTTTGTGCGTCGGGAGGGGTGCAGTGTTTATGCTGATCGCCCTGCCGCCTGCAGGGCCTATCCGGTAGGCCGGGGCGCATCCTTCCGAGGCGACGGCAGCTTGAGCGAACGGCTCGTGCTGTTGCAGGAGCGGCATTGCCATGGCTTTGCCGAAAACTGCGAACGCAGTGTGGCCGCTTACCTGGAGGCTCAGGGTTTGAGCGAATACAACCGCTTCAACGACGCGCTCCTGAGATTGCACCAGCACCCGAGGGTGCTGGATGGCAGCTTCGTACCCACAGAGCGGCAGTTGCACCGATACGTGCTGGCCCTCTACGATCTGGATCGCTTCCGCCGGCTTCCGGGCAGGGCTGCGATTCAGATGGCCACCCGGCAGGAGGCGCTGCCAGACAAGGACGAGGAGCTTTTGCTGCTCGCCATTGACTGGCTGGTCAGGGATTTTTTCGGCCCCTGA
- the holB gene encoding DNA polymerase III subunit delta', producing MSGFSVVGQDKALRLLSRARRHGRLAHAYLFTGPKGCGKTTLARAFAKSLLCRNGQADPEAAGCGLCPSCRQMAGGNHPDFAVIEADGQGIRIDRIRGMKEALGFPPLEGALRVVLIHGAHTMQAAAANSLLKILEEPPDGNLLLLTADDNAGILPTIRSRCQLIPLQALPVRLAAEVIAGRNPGLSPAESLELARLSGGCPGLAIGMAQDAMRPLYHDLTAALGEYHGNPAERVQRALILAGRLHEHKGFGELLLRPLAALLKDALASRLGCPPPGQADPALAAIREVWNTEQLSAKVTAIEKALDALSRNCNPALVFEVLLLELLDPLGSFPVRA from the coding sequence ATGAGCGGATTTAGCGTCGTCGGTCAGGACAAGGCCCTGCGCCTGCTCTCTCGCGCGCGGCGGCACGGGCGGCTGGCCCATGCCTATCTCTTCACCGGCCCAAAAGGCTGCGGCAAAACAACGCTCGCCAGGGCATTCGCCAAGTCCCTGCTGTGCCGGAACGGGCAGGCGGATCCAGAGGCTGCGGGCTGCGGCCTTTGTCCATCCTGTCGCCAGATGGCAGGCGGCAATCATCCGGACTTTGCCGTGATCGAAGCGGACGGCCAGGGCATCCGGATCGACCGCATCCGGGGGATGAAGGAAGCTTTGGGCTTTCCGCCTCTGGAAGGGGCGCTCCGGGTCGTGCTGATTCACGGGGCCCATACCATGCAGGCGGCTGCGGCCAACAGCCTGCTGAAAATTCTGGAGGAACCGCCGGACGGCAACCTGCTGCTCCTGACAGCAGACGATAATGCCGGCATCCTGCCCACCATCCGCTCCCGCTGCCAGCTGATCCCCCTGCAGGCCCTGCCAGTACGACTCGCGGCCGAGGTGATCGCGGGCCGGAACCCGGGACTTTCGCCGGCAGAATCCCTTGAACTGGCCCGCTTGAGCGGCGGCTGTCCCGGCCTGGCGATCGGCATGGCCCAGGACGCCATGCGCCCCCTGTACCATGACCTGACGGCAGCCCTGGGCGAGTACCACGGCAATCCGGCGGAGCGGGTGCAGCGGGCGCTCATCCTGGCAGGCCGGCTGCACGAACACAAAGGGTTCGGCGAGCTGCTGCTCAGGCCCCTTGCCGCGCTCCTGAAAGACGCGCTGGCCAGCCGGCTTGGCTGCCCACCGCCCGGACAAGCCGACCCTGCCCTGGCGGCCATCAGAGAAGTCTGGAATACAGAGCAATTATCTGCTAAAGTTACAGCCATCGAAAAGGCGCTGGACGCCCTTTCCCGCAACTGTAACCCAGCCCTGGTTTTTGAAGTTCTGCTGCTTGAACTTCTTGATCCTCTCGGCTCCTTTCCTGTACGGGCATGA